The genomic region GAGTTCAAGTCTCATTAACTCCAATATATATAAATATAAATATAACGACTATAAATATAATATAATACATATAATAAATATAATATGATATGTATAATAGAAACTATAATTCAATTGGTTAGAATAGTATTTTGATAAGGTACAAATATAGGTTCAATCCCTGTTAGTTTCATAAAATATATAAAATATATATATATATAAAATAATAAATACTCCTTTCGGGGCTAATATTATAATAATATATATAATATATATTAATAAATATATAATATAATATAATATATATAAAATAATAAATAATAATAATAATATATAATATATTATCTTTCGTAAATATAACATATAAAAAAAGAAGGATATATCCTTATTGTTAATATTTCAATATATCTTAAAGTATAATAAATAATAATAATAATAATAATTAATAAGTTATATATATTTTAATAAAATAATAATATATATATATAATATATTTATATAGGAGGGATTTTCAATGTTGGTAGTTGGAGTTGAGCTGTAAACTCAATGATTTAGATCTTCATAGGTTCAATTCCTATTCCCTTCATAACTTAATATAGATATAAATTAATACTTCATCCGGTCCCCCGGGACGGGCGACCAGACTAATAAAATAAATATAATATAAATAAAATAATATATATAATAATTAATAGTTCTGAGATTAAATATAATAAAAATCTTAAAGGATACTTTATATTAATATAACTTTATTTAATAATAATATATGTCCTTATAGCTTATCGGTTAAAGCATCTCACTGTTAATGAGAATAGATGGGTTCAATTCCTATTGGGGACGATAATATATATATATATATAATATATATATAATAATAATAATTAATTATCTTATAATTATAATATGATCCTGATTAAATATTTAATTGGGAATAAATAAAAATTATATATATATTTTTAAGAAGGTATATAAATTATTAATAATATATAAATAATAGCTTGTATAGTTTAATTGGTTAAAACATTTGTCTCATAAATAAATAATGTAAGGTTCAATTCCTTCTACAAGTAATATAATATAATATAATATAAAAAATATAAATAATAATATTGTTCTCTTATGAGTTTTTTATTATTGATTAAAATAAATAATATATAAAAATATATTAATAATTTCCTTTTTTTGTATCTGAGTATTAATAATTCGATACTAATAATATTCTTATTAATAAAATATATAATAAAATATATAATAAATATTTACTACTCATTATGAGATAAAATTATAAATTATTAAAATAATAATTAACTTAGGGATCCTATTAAATATAAATATAAATATAAATATAAATATAAATATAAATAAAAATATAAATAAAATAGTCCGGCCCGCCACTATTTATAGATAATAAATTCTAAATTATCATAAATAATTATTTACTTAATGGGGGGGGCGGACGCCGTAAGAGGGACTAAATATAATAATCTTCTTATGTAACTAATAAATATATTAATAAATATACTCCTATTAGGGACTAAAATAAATATATTAATAAATATATATATAAATATATTAATAAATATATATATATAAAAAATATAATAATAATAATATTTCTTATGTAATTTCATTAAAATAGTATTTCTATTAATTAATAAAATTCTAAATTATATAAATAATAATTAATTTTATAATCCAATAAAATATAAATAGTCTGGCTAAAGATAATAATATTAATAATTAAATTATGTATTATAAAGTATTAAAGTTAATAAAAAGTCTATTAATAATAATAAATATGATATAAATATAACCTATTAATATATATGATAAATATTTTTATTTTTATTATTTATAAGTAGAATTAACATATTATAAATAGACAATAAAGTCTAAAGGTTAAAAAAGATTTATGTTAGATTTATTAAGATTACAATTAACAACAGTCATTATAAATGACGTACCAACACCATATGCATGTTATTTTCAGGATTCAGCAACACCAAATCAAGAAGGTATTTTAGAATTACATGATAATATTATGTTTTATTTATTTGTTATTTTAGGTTTAGTATCTTGAATGTTATATACAATTGTTAGAACATATTCTAATAATCCTATTGCATATAAATATATTAAACATGGACAAACAATTGAAGTTATTTGAACTATTTTTCCAGCTGTAGTTTTATTAATTATTGCTTTCCCATCATTTATTTTATTATATTTATGTGATGAAGTTATTTCACCAGCTATAACTATTAAAGCTATTGGATATCAATGATATTGAAAATATGAATATTCTGATTTTATTAATGATAGTGGTGAAACAGTAGAATTTGAATCATATGTTATCCCTGATGATTTATTAGAAGAAGGACAATTAAGATTATTAGATACTGATACTTCTATCGTAGTACCTGTAGATACTCATATTAGATTCGTAGTAACTGCTGCGGATGTTATCCATGATTTTGCTATCCCTAGTTTAGGTATTAAAGTTGATGCTACTCCTGGTAGATTAAACCAAGTTTCCGCATTAATTCAAAGAGAAGGTGTTTTCTATGGTGAATGCTCAGAATTATGTGGTACTGGTCATGCTAATATGCCGATTAAAATCGAAGCCGTATCATTACCTAAATTTTTAGAATGATTAAATGAACAATAATTCATATTAATCTATTCATTATTACATAAATGATAATTATAATAATATTCTTACATTATATACTATAAATTAGATATTTTTATAAATACCCTATACCTTTTTATAATTAAATATAATATAATATAATATATTTTAAGAGGTTATCATAACCATACTCCTCCTAATATATATCTATTATAATCCCTAAACCTACAAATAAATAATTATTATGATAATTATTTATTTATTATATATAAATAACTTATTTAAATAATAAATTAATTATTATTCAGAAAGAGATAAATAAAAACAATACTACTAGTGGTACCCCAATATAATATAATATAATATAATTGGTGTTAAATAAAAATATAGTCTGGATTTCCATCTTGGGGATCGGACGAATAGCCGAAGGAGTAAATAATTAAAAAAGAGATAATTTTTATAAATAATTAAAAAAGAGATAATTTTTATAAATGATTAATAGGTTTATTGATGGTTATATAAAAAGTAAATTAATATATAATTTAATTTACATAAAAATAATTAATAATATTTATAAAATATTATAAATTAATATAATTAATAATATTTATGTTATAGAATTATCAATTAAATTAATAATATATAATAAACCCTTAACGGGGCTATAAATATATGATAATTAATAATATATTTTTGATAAATAACATTGTATAATTATTAAATATAATAGTAAATAATTATTTCATAATTAATAATGATTTTATATTAATAAATAATATAAGATGTCAAATAAACTCCTTGCGGGGTCCCGGGCCCGGGGGGCCCGGGACTAATATAAAATGAAGATAAGTATTAATTAAAAGTATAATAATGTATCAAATAAATAATTAATTAAAAATAAATATAATTAATAATTATTTAATTATTAATTATATATAAATTACATATAATAATATAAATGATCATTTAATTTTAGGTTTTTATAAGCTTAAGATTCATTACTTATTAATAATAATATATATATCCTTATAGATTATTTATTAATATAAAAAAATATAAAGTAAGAAAACATTAGAAGTAATTAAAGATTATATTTTAACTTATTGAAAACCTATTGATAGTATACTTATTTTTATTTTTATTAAAGAAGATTAATTTAATAATTAATATAATATAATTAAATTATCTAAATTTAATAAATATAATATTATTAATTTAGTACTAAGTAATATATATTTTTATATTATGTTATTATTCATAAATTAAATAATATAAATTGATATACTTCTTCGGGTTCCTAATTTTATTTTATTATATTTAATAGGGTCGGTCATTCATGATTCTTAAATATAATAGTAAATAATTATGATATAATTAATAATGATTTTTTATAAATAAATAGAAGTTTAATGAATTGACAATTTATTATAAATATTTATATTAAAAGTTTACATAAAATAAATAATAATGTTATTAATTAATATATTGAGTATATAATAAAAATAAGAAAGGTGTTAATAAAATTAATTATAATATAGTTTCGTAGGTTAATTATATAATAAAATTATATATAATAATAAACCATTATATAATATTTATTTATCATATAGATTTAATAGTTTAAATATATATATATAGTCTGGCTGCCCGTCCCGGAGTAAATTATTATTAATGATAATTTCTCCTACGGCGTCCGCCCCCCAGGGGGGGCCGGACTGATTAATTATTAATTAATAGGGTCGGAGATAATAATGTTATAAATGTAGGAGTATATGATTTAAATAATCTTCTATGAAATCCATATCTATGGGTCATACTATTTATTATAATATTTTAAGGATATAATATTAATGGTTTATATTTTTAATTATTAAAAACACATAATTGTTAAATATATTAAAAATAATAATGTATTTATAAATTACTCCTTCCCGGACTCCTTTTTTAATATCAATACTTTATTAATTTATTATATCTTATCACTAATTAAATAATCTTATTATATTTTAGCCCCGGGCCCCCCGGGCCCAATTGGGACCCCGCTAGGAGTAATATTACCATTATAAATATTTATATTATTCATTTTAATAATAATATTATTATTATATTAATAATACTTTATATAAAAGTCTCTTTACCAATCATTAAATAAATAATTATTTATGAATTTATTATATATAAGTATAATAAAGGCTAGATACATATCTAAAGGAGTATATATATTAATTAATTTTATGTAATTTATATATATATATTTTTATATATTTATTAAGTCCCGCCCGCGTAGCGGAGCGTAGCGGGTGGACACCGTAGGAAAATATTAATAATAGTTAATAATACTTAATTATATTAAATATAAATATAATATAATATAATATAACATAATATCTTTTTATAATTAATTAATTAATTATATATTTAGAATATAATAAAAATATTTAAATAGTCCGCGAAGGAGTATAATATTATATAAAGAAATATATATTATCTAATTCTTTAATAATATCTAATATATATATCAATACTATTAAATAGTTAATTCTTTTAATTAATATATCTTTAATTTTATAATAATTATTTAGTCACCCTCCTCTCAACTATGAGTAATATATTATATTATTAATATATTAAGACCTAAAATAAAATATTAAATAAAATATTATTATTCTCTCCAGACTATTCTTTTTATTTTATAAATATTTATAATAAGTAATATTAATTAATATAATATAATATATATATTAGTATGATATGATTCAATTTTATATTAATAAATATATTGTAATAAAGATTTTTAGGAGTATATTATTTAATTTCTTATGACTCCTTCGGCGTCTGGTCCCCCGGGGTGGGGGACCAGACTATTTATTAGATTTTATTAATAAATAAGAAATGATAATAATCATTAATAATTATTAACTTGGGTTGGATTAGATTAAATAATATATAAATATATATAAATATTTAATATATGTGTATTATCTTAATAATTATTATATATATGTATTATAAGTAATAATATATATAATATATAGCTTTTATAGCTTAGTGGTAAAGCGATAAATTGAAGATTTATTTACATGTAGTTCGATTCTCATTAAGGGCAATAATTAATAAAAATATAAATAATATTAATAATGTTTATATTAATTATTTATAAATTAATTAATAATATTTATTATAATTAATAAAGTCCTATAGGATAATATTAATGTATTATATTATATTTAATATATATTAATAAAACTCATAAAAAAGGTATTAGGACTTGATATTATATTAATAATATATGTAAATACTAAGATTTGAACTTAGATAATATGCACCTAAAAACATACATTTTACCATTAAATTATATTTACATTAAATAATAATAATAATTATATATAAAAATATATACTACTTATAAAATATTCTTAGTCCAAATAATAATAAATATATAATATATAATAATAATCATATTATAATAAATAATAATAAAATAATCAGGAGTCGGGCCCGCCCCCCCCGGGGGGGGGCCGGACGCCGAAGGAGTATTTAAATCTTAATAGACCCTATATATATTTTATGAGAAGTAATAAATTAATTGAATGATAATATTTAATATATAATAATATAAATGTTAAATAATATAATATTTTTATTTAGTCTATTATATAAATATTATAATAATATAAATGTATATAATATATTCTAATAATTAAATAATTAATTTTATTAATTAAGGAGATTAGCTTAATTGGTATAGCATTCGTTTTACACACGAAAGATTATAGGTTCGAACCCTATATTTCCTAAACCTAGATATATATATATATATATAAAATAAATATTATAAATAATATATCAGGTAATTATAAATGGTTTATATTAAATAATACTCTTATAAGGGAACTTAATATAAATAATAAATAATATATATAATATAATAAATATCCTTTAAATATTTTTAATTACATAATTATAATAATATAATCTTAATATTATAAATTATTAATAAAATCCTTATAGGGATAAAATAAATAGTCTATAAATTAATAATAATATATTAATAACTTAATAAAGTAATAGTCTATAAAATAATAATAATATATTAATAATAAATAAGTAATATATATATATAATATATAATAAAATAAATAAGATTGCTTTTTTTTAATAGGAAGTTATAATATTTATGAATAATAATAATATATATAATATTATGAATTATAATAGAATATAAATATATATTAAATGTAATTAAGTATATATTTTAATAATATAGTTTTACCTACTTTATGGGTAGGACATTGTAATATAAATATATTTTTTATAAAAATAAGGTATATTATATTAATATATATAATATATATATAATAAATAAATAAATAAAAAAATGACACATTTAGAAAGAAGTAGACATCAACAACATCCATTTCATATGGTAATGCCATCACCATGACCTATTGTAGTATCATTTGCATTATTATCATTAGCATTATCACTAGCTTTAACAATGCATGGTTATATTGGTAATATAAATATGGTATATTTAGCATTATTTGTATTATTAACAAGTTCAATTTTATGATTTAGAGATATTGTATCAGAAGCAACATATTTAGGTGAACATACTATTGCAGTAAGAAAAGGTATTAATTTAGGTTTTTTAATGTTTGTATTATCTGAAGTATTAATTTTTGCTGGTTTATTTTGAGCATATTTCCATTCAGCTATGAGTCCTGATGTTCTATTAGGTTCATGTTGACCACCTGTAGGTATTGAAGCTGTACAACCAACAGAATTACCTTTATTAAATACTATTATCTTATTATCATCTGGTGCTACTGTAACTTATAGTCATCATGCTTTAATTGCTGGTAATAGAAATAAAGCTTTATCAGGTTTATTAATTACATTCTGATTAATTGTTATTTTTGTATCTTGTCAATATATCGAATATACTAATGCTGCATTTACTATCTCTGATGGTATCTATGGTTCAGTATTCTATGCCGGAACTGGTTTACATTTCTTACATATGGTTATGTTAGCTGCTATGTTAGGTGTTAACTATTGAAGATTAAGAAATTATCATTTAACTGCTGGACATCACGTAGGATATGAAACAACTATTATTTACCTACATGTTTTAGACGTTATCTGATTATTCTTATATGTAGTATATTATTGATGAGGTGTTTAAATAATATATTAACTCCTTCGGCGTCCGGCCCTATTAATTAATAATTAATGATAAATAATCATAAATAATTATTTACTCCGGGACGGGCGACCAGACTTATTAATTAATAAAATAAAATAAACTCCTAAATAAATATATCTATATATATTTTAATAATATTCTTATAAAAATTAAATCAAAATAAAATATATTAATACATAATTATTATATTATAACTAATATAAATATTTATATGATATATAGATAATTAATTAATAGTATTAATCAGATTATATTAATATTTATAATATATTTATATCTTATATAATAATATTTTCCTATGTATGAATA from Saccharomyces eubayanus strain FM1318 mitochondrion, complete sequence, whole genome shotgun sequence harbors:
- a CDS encoding cytochrome c oxidase subunit II, with product MLDLLRLQLTTVIMNDVPTPYACYFQDSATPNQEGILELHDNIMFYLFVILGLVSWMLYTIVRTYSNNPIAYKYIKHGQTIEVIWTIFPAVVLLIIAFPSFILLYLCDEVISPAMTIKAIGYQWYWKYEYSDFINDSGETVEFESYVIPDDLLEEGQLRLLDTDTSIVVPVDTHIRFVVTAADVIHDFAIPSLGIKVDATPGRLNQVSALIQREGVFYGECSELCGTGHANMPIKIEAVSLPKFLEWLNEQ
- a CDS encoding cytochrome c oxidase subunit 3 produces the protein MTHLERSRHQQHPFHMVMPSPWPIVVSFALLSLALSTALTMHGYIGNMNMVYLALFVLLTSSILWFRDIVSEATYLGEHTIAVRKGINLGFLMFVLSEVLIFAGLFWAYFHSAMSPDVTLGSCWPPVGIEAVQPTELPLLNTIILLSSGATVTYSHHALIAGNRNKALSGLLITFWLIVIFVSCQYIEYTNAAFTISDGIYGSVFYAGTGLHFLHMVMLAAMLGVNYWRLRNYHLTAGHHVGYETTIIYTHVLDVIWLFLYVVYYWWGV